A region of Caballeronia insecticola DNA encodes the following proteins:
- a CDS encoding glycoside hydrolase family 31 protein, with translation MANLKNRPRFALSERTDNQITLACAEGPRIELFVLADDIIRVLVLPHGELRGPRTWAIAPGQEDVPLEGRERHDTSGFAPVPFTCAEHDGHVVIETSQIRLSVALDGGFCSWEIRHDAGWRHVMNDRKTQAYNFGWWDERVYHYVERKRDEMYVGLGERAGSLDRANQSYEMRNVDAMGYSARTTDPLYKHIPFYVTWQPHASTGFGLFYDTLADCRFDMGRELDNYHGHYRHFVAEHGDLDYYFIASPETPLHAVRRFTWLTGRPAWMPKWGLGYSGSTMSYTDAPDAQQRMGEFIDRCREHDILCDSFHLSSGYTSIGGKRYVFNWNRDKFPDIDGFVASYLRDGVRLCPNIKPCLLQDHPMFDDVADAGLLIETRDGEPAWVQFWDEVGAYLDFTNPQTIDWWKARVKDSLLRHGMAATWNDNNEFEIWSPNAIARGFGNAFPAREAKVLQTQLMMRASRDAQREHAPGVRPFLVSRSGGVGMHRYVQTWSGDNATSWETLRFNLKMGLGLAMSGVSNSGHDIGGFAGPAPGPELLARWVAFGIFLPRFSIHSWNDDGTVNEPWMYPETTQVIADLIKLRYRLIPYLYELLWQSHRAYEPVSRPMFAEFPDDPLCLADGDDMMLGASLLVAPVVEPGQHTREVCLPASARWASYWSGEVFNGGQRVSLPAPHDRPVMLIREGHVIPLNIAEQHFARPADERAFIALPCAGVGVAQGECIEDDGDSENWRNGMQGRWRVVIESDVRTLRIAVERHGRMPRVQNEVRVSVPASDMRSVICTTGELLGEQIVDGWRHLTVRLAG, from the coding sequence ATGGCCAATTTGAAGAATCGTCCGCGTTTCGCGCTATCGGAACGGACGGACAACCAGATCACGCTCGCTTGCGCTGAAGGCCCGCGCATCGAACTATTCGTTCTCGCGGACGACATCATCCGCGTGCTGGTGTTGCCGCACGGCGAACTGCGCGGACCGCGCACGTGGGCGATCGCGCCCGGGCAGGAAGACGTGCCGCTCGAAGGACGCGAGCGCCATGACACGAGCGGCTTCGCGCCCGTGCCGTTCACGTGCGCGGAGCATGACGGTCACGTCGTGATCGAGACGTCGCAGATTCGCCTGAGCGTCGCGCTCGATGGCGGCTTCTGCTCGTGGGAGATTCGGCATGACGCAGGCTGGCGTCACGTGATGAACGATCGCAAGACGCAGGCCTACAACTTCGGCTGGTGGGACGAGCGCGTGTATCACTATGTCGAGCGCAAGCGCGACGAGATGTACGTCGGCCTCGGCGAGCGCGCCGGCTCGCTGGATCGCGCGAATCAAAGCTACGAGATGCGCAACGTCGATGCCATGGGCTACAGCGCCCGCACGACCGATCCGCTCTACAAGCACATTCCGTTTTACGTGACGTGGCAGCCGCACGCATCGACGGGCTTCGGTCTCTTCTACGACACGCTCGCCGACTGCCGTTTCGACATGGGCCGCGAGCTCGACAACTATCACGGGCACTACCGGCATTTCGTCGCGGAACACGGCGATCTCGACTATTACTTCATCGCGTCGCCGGAAACGCCGCTGCATGCCGTGCGCCGCTTCACGTGGCTGACGGGCCGCCCCGCGTGGATGCCGAAGTGGGGCCTCGGCTACTCCGGCTCAACGATGAGCTACACCGACGCCCCCGACGCGCAGCAGCGCATGGGCGAATTCATCGACCGATGCCGCGAGCACGACATCCTGTGCGACTCGTTCCATCTGTCGTCGGGCTATACGTCGATCGGCGGCAAACGCTACGTGTTCAACTGGAATCGCGACAAGTTTCCCGATATCGACGGCTTCGTCGCGAGCTATCTGCGCGACGGCGTGCGCCTGTGCCCGAACATCAAGCCGTGTCTGCTGCAGGATCATCCGATGTTCGACGACGTCGCCGACGCGGGCCTCCTGATCGAAACGCGTGACGGCGAGCCCGCGTGGGTGCAGTTCTGGGACGAAGTCGGCGCGTATCTCGACTTCACGAATCCGCAGACGATCGACTGGTGGAAGGCGCGCGTGAAGGACAGCCTGCTGCGTCACGGCATGGCCGCGACGTGGAACGACAACAACGAGTTCGAGATCTGGAGCCCGAACGCGATCGCGCGCGGCTTCGGCAACGCGTTCCCGGCACGCGAGGCGAAAGTCCTGCAAACGCAACTGATGATGCGCGCCTCGCGCGACGCGCAACGCGAACACGCGCCCGGCGTGCGGCCGTTTCTGGTGTCGCGTTCGGGTGGCGTGGGCATGCATCGCTATGTGCAGACGTGGTCCGGCGACAACGCCACGTCGTGGGAAACGCTGCGCTTCAATCTGAAGATGGGTCTGGGCCTCGCGATGTCGGGCGTATCGAACAGCGGTCACGATATCGGCGGATTCGCGGGTCCGGCGCCGGGTCCGGAGCTGCTCGCGCGATGGGTCGCGTTCGGCATTTTTCTGCCGCGCTTTTCCATCCATTCATGGAACGACGACGGCACCGTCAACGAACCGTGGATGTATCCCGAAACCACGCAGGTTATCGCGGACCTCATCAAGCTGCGTTACCGGCTGATTCCGTATCTGTACGAGCTGCTGTGGCAATCGCATCGCGCGTATGAACCCGTGTCGCGTCCGATGTTCGCCGAATTCCCCGACGATCCCCTCTGCCTCGCCGATGGCGACGACATGATGCTCGGCGCGTCGCTGCTCGTCGCGCCCGTGGTCGAGCCGGGGCAGCACACGCGCGAAGTCTGCTTGCCGGCGAGCGCGCGCTGGGCGTCGTACTGGAGCGGCGAAGTCTTCAACGGCGGCCAGCGCGTGAGCTTGCCCGCGCCGCACGATCGCCCCGTCATGCTGATACGCGAAGGCCACGTGATTCCGCTGAACATCGCGGAGCAGCACTTCGCGCGTCCCGCCGATGAACGCGCGTTCATCGCGTTGCCTTGTGCGGGCGTGGGCGTCGCGCAGGGCGAATGCATCGAAGACGACGGCGACAGCGAAAACTGGCGCAACGGCATGCAGGGACGCTGGCGCGTGGTCATCGAAAGCGATGTGCGGACGTTGCGCATTGCCGTCGAACGTCACGGCCGCATGCCGCGCGTGCAGAACGAGGTGCGCGTGAGCGTGCCCGCGTCGGACATGCGCAGCGTGATCTGCACGACGGGTGAATTGCTCGGCGAGCAGATCGTCGACGGCTGGCGTCATCTCACCGTGCGTCTTGCGGGCTGA
- a CDS encoding type I restriction endonuclease, which yields MGIEQDIQAIRAGIKAGRFSNEASVSQGIVLRLLNSLGWPAYDTDAVWPEYSLSGRRVDYALCHPVGRPIAFIEVKQIGQSDGAERQLFEYAFHDGVPMAILTDGREWNFFLPGEQGDYGERRVYKLDIVDRDVGECVERLERYLLHSAIASGVAIQAARDDYRSVSKDRQMHATLPKAWNQIIDEGDEMLLEIVSDRVESLCGFKPSPDIVAAFLKERLVRVSPLAPRQIQSSPRMAIQSAKPAEEPSRVQIARSTPVYAPRPSSADQGQIGFMFHGKFHPARNAIDTLRQVFDLFIETDASFGERFAGLPKHGRTRRYLARNPSELYPARPDLVSECSIKLDSGWWMGTNHSKQTIAQIIAMACDVAQVTYSRDLVTSLGE from the coding sequence ATGGGAATAGAACAAGACATCCAAGCGATACGTGCTGGCATCAAGGCGGGGCGTTTCTCAAACGAGGCCTCAGTATCGCAGGGGATTGTGCTGCGGTTGCTTAACTCCTTGGGCTGGCCAGCCTACGACACAGACGCGGTGTGGCCTGAATATTCCCTCAGCGGCCGACGCGTCGATTACGCCCTGTGCCATCCAGTGGGGAGGCCCATCGCGTTCATCGAGGTGAAGCAGATCGGCCAGAGCGACGGGGCTGAGCGGCAGCTGTTTGAATATGCCTTCCACGACGGCGTGCCCATGGCTATTCTGACCGATGGACGCGAATGGAACTTCTTCCTACCCGGTGAGCAAGGCGACTACGGCGAGCGCCGTGTCTACAAACTTGACATTGTTGACCGCGACGTCGGCGAGTGCGTCGAGCGATTGGAGCGCTACCTGTTGCATTCGGCGATAGCGTCGGGAGTCGCGATTCAAGCCGCACGCGACGACTACCGCAGCGTGTCTAAAGACAGACAGATGCATGCGACCCTCCCGAAGGCGTGGAATCAAATCATCGACGAAGGCGACGAGATGCTATTGGAGATCGTCTCTGATCGAGTTGAAAGCCTGTGCGGCTTCAAGCCCAGCCCCGACATCGTTGCGGCATTCCTCAAAGAGAGGCTGGTGCGCGTTTCACCCCTCGCTCCCCGACAAATACAGTCGTCCCCGCGAATGGCAATTCAGTCCGCTAAGCCTGCCGAGGAGCCGAGCCGTGTTCAGATAGCACGGTCAACCCCTGTCTACGCGCCGCGTCCGTCATCAGCGGATCAGGGTCAGATCGGGTTCATGTTCCATGGAAAGTTCCATCCGGCTCGCAATGCCATCGATACGCTGCGGCAAGTGTTCGACCTGTTTATCGAGACAGATGCGTCATTCGGAGAGCGGTTTGCAGGATTACCGAAGCACGGAAGAACCCGCCGGTATCTAGCTAGGAATCCCAGTGAACTCTACCCCGCCCGGCCCGACTTGGTTAGTGAATGCTCCATCAAGTTGGACTCTGGTTGGTGGATGGGGACGAACCACAGCAAGCAGACCATCGCGCAAATCATCGCCATGGCTTGCGATGTGGCTCAAGTCACATATAGCAGGGACTTGGTCACTTCCCTAGGTGAGTGA
- a CDS encoding MFS transporter, which produces MKTVIGLRWWIIALVCAGTIVNYLSRNALGVMAAELKTLMNMSTQQYSYVVGAFQVGYTIMQPVCGLIIDVIGLRLGFALFACLWSATGIAHAFAAGWMSLAALRGLMGLSEAVAIPAGMKVVAEWFPNREKSVAVGYFNAGTSLGSLLAPPLVVFLSLRYGWQSAFVVTGAMGFIWAAFWYWLYRAPGEHPRISKQEHGAIVDGQTPLAHRSQGKRRISEVLGTRRFWAIAQARFFAEPAWQTFSFWIPLYLATERHMDLKHIAMFAWLPFLAADLGGLFGGYLSPFLMKRFRLPLVASRIAGVVLGAFMMIGPACIGLVASPYEAIALFCVGGFAHQMISALVNTLTADVFEPGEVGTAAGFAGMAAWIGGLGFSLVVGALADSIGYTPLFAALGAFDLIGAALLIVLMRGVKSDANPRETAQSAA; this is translated from the coding sequence TTGAAAACAGTCATCGGCTTGCGCTGGTGGATCATCGCGCTCGTCTGCGCGGGCACGATCGTCAACTACCTGTCGCGCAACGCGCTCGGCGTCATGGCCGCCGAGCTCAAGACGCTCATGAACATGAGCACGCAGCAATACTCGTATGTCGTCGGCGCGTTTCAGGTCGGCTACACGATCATGCAGCCCGTGTGCGGACTCATCATCGACGTGATCGGGCTGCGGCTCGGCTTCGCGCTGTTCGCGTGCCTCTGGTCGGCAACGGGCATCGCGCATGCATTCGCTGCCGGCTGGATGTCGCTCGCCGCGCTGCGCGGGCTCATGGGTCTGTCGGAAGCCGTCGCGATTCCGGCCGGCATGAAAGTGGTCGCGGAATGGTTTCCGAATCGCGAGAAGTCGGTCGCGGTCGGCTACTTCAACGCCGGCACGTCGCTCGGTTCGTTGCTGGCGCCGCCGCTCGTCGTCTTTCTGTCGCTGCGCTACGGCTGGCAAAGCGCGTTCGTCGTGACCGGCGCGATGGGCTTCATCTGGGCCGCGTTCTGGTACTGGCTCTATCGCGCGCCGGGCGAGCATCCGCGCATCAGCAAGCAGGAGCACGGCGCAATCGTCGATGGACAAACGCCGCTTGCACATCGTTCGCAGGGCAAGCGCCGTATCAGCGAAGTGCTCGGCACGCGCCGCTTCTGGGCGATCGCGCAGGCGCGCTTCTTCGCCGAGCCCGCGTGGCAGACCTTCAGCTTCTGGATTCCGCTCTATCTCGCCACGGAGCGGCACATGGACCTCAAGCACATCGCGATGTTCGCGTGGCTGCCGTTTCTCGCCGCCGATCTGGGCGGTTTGTTCGGCGGGTATCTGTCGCCGTTCCTCATGAAACGCTTCCGTCTGCCGCTCGTCGCGTCGCGTATCGCGGGCGTCGTGCTCGGCGCGTTCATGATGATCGGACCGGCGTGCATCGGGCTCGTTGCGTCGCCGTATGAAGCCATCGCGCTGTTCTGCGTCGGCGGCTTCGCGCATCAGATGATCTCCGCGCTCGTCAACACGCTCACCGCCGATGTCTTCGAGCCCGGCGAAGTCGGCACCGCCGCGGGCTTCGCGGGCATGGCGGCGTGGATCGGCGGACTGGGCTTTTCGCTCGTCGTCGGCGCGCTCGCCGATTCGATCGGCTACACGCCCTTGTTCGCCGCACTCGGCGCGTTCGACCTGATCGGCGCGGCGTTGCTCATCGTATTGATGCGCGGCGTGAAGAGCGACGCCAATCCACGCGAAACGGCACAAAGCGCCGCCTGA
- a CDS encoding porin → MKSLNRAQTRVGVLTSFSVAAATFCGTAWAQSSVTLYGVVDNAFAYVSNQRGHSNVYMSQGNLQASKFGLLGAEDLGGGTKAIFRLESGFNSLTGAQSSAGVMFNRQAYTGLSNDRYGTITLGRQYTPYFNMVGSLGPTGVLTGATGAHPGDIDALDTTLRFNNSITYASPVIAGLAFSAQYGLGGTPGSIRSGSQFSAALRYDAKPVAIAAGYVKLKDIQTSPALGTFAINSPVNNGYVSAESAQLIAAAARYTYNDLMLGLNYSNVQYAPGALSRFADEAVFNSYGAIATYRLTPAVNVAAGYSYTRASKANGITDPAQYHQVSFEETYSLSTRTTFYALQAYQRARGKSLVAPGSAAGGGSIANAVAVVGDSQNTSPSSGPSQFVAMVGIRHAF, encoded by the coding sequence ATGAAATCCTTGAATCGCGCCCAGACGCGCGTAGGCGTCCTCACGTCTTTTTCTGTTGCGGCTGCAACGTTTTGCGGCACCGCGTGGGCGCAAAGCAGCGTCACGCTATACGGCGTTGTCGATAACGCGTTCGCGTATGTCAGCAATCAGCGCGGGCATTCGAACGTTTATATGAGCCAGGGCAATTTGCAGGCGAGCAAGTTCGGCCTGCTCGGCGCAGAAGATCTCGGCGGCGGCACCAAGGCGATCTTTCGTCTCGAAAGCGGCTTCAATTCGCTGACGGGCGCGCAAAGCAGCGCGGGCGTCATGTTCAACCGGCAAGCCTATACGGGCCTGAGCAACGACCGCTACGGCACGATCACGCTCGGCCGGCAGTACACGCCCTACTTCAACATGGTCGGCTCGCTCGGGCCGACGGGCGTACTGACCGGCGCGACCGGCGCACACCCCGGCGACATCGACGCGCTCGACACCACGTTGCGCTTCAACAACTCGATCACGTATGCGTCGCCGGTCATCGCGGGTCTCGCGTTCAGCGCGCAGTACGGGCTGGGCGGCACGCCGGGCAGCATCAGAAGCGGCAGCCAGTTCAGCGCCGCGCTGCGCTACGACGCGAAACCGGTGGCGATCGCGGCGGGCTACGTCAAGCTGAAGGACATCCAGACGAGCCCCGCGCTCGGCACCTTCGCGATCAACTCGCCGGTCAACAACGGCTATGTGAGCGCAGAAAGCGCGCAACTGATCGCGGCAGCGGCGCGTTACACGTACAACGATCTGATGCTCGGCCTCAACTACTCGAACGTGCAGTACGCGCCGGGCGCACTCTCGCGCTTCGCCGACGAAGCCGTGTTCAACAGCTACGGCGCGATCGCTACATATCGGCTCACGCCGGCAGTGAATGTCGCGGCGGGATATAGCTACACGCGCGCGAGCAAGGCGAACGGCATCACCGATCCGGCGCAGTATCACCAGGTTTCATTCGAGGAAACGTATAGCCTCTCGACGCGCACCACGTTCTATGCGCTGCAGGCGTACCAGCGGGCGCGCGGCAAGTCGCTGGTTGCGCCGGGCAGCGCCGCGGGCGGTGGGTCGATTGCGAATGCGGTAGCGGTCGTCGGCGATTCGCAGAACACGTCGCCTTCGTCGGGACCGTCGCAGTTCGTCGCGATGGTGGGGATTCGGCACGCGTTTTAA
- a CDS encoding DeoR/GlpR family DNA-binding transcription regulator: MTSDQALNGRQRALLDRVARDGFATIEDLAAQFDVTPQTIRRDVNWLSEQNLLRRYHGGASALTSSENTAYTARQQMYLDEKRRIAKRVAAEIPNQATLFINLGTTTEEVARALRQHTGLRVITNNLNVANILADESDAELLVAGGTVRARDKGVVGEQAVDFIRMFKVDFGIIGISSIEEDGTLRDFDIAEVRVAQAIVEQSRTVFLVADHSKFGRAALVKLGHLSQIDALFTDAPPPDWMAESLAAADVAVRVAD; encoded by the coding sequence ATGACATCCGATCAAGCACTCAACGGCAGGCAGCGGGCGCTGCTCGACCGCGTCGCCCGAGACGGTTTCGCGACCATCGAAGATTTGGCCGCGCAGTTCGACGTTACGCCGCAGACCATCCGCCGCGACGTCAACTGGCTGTCCGAGCAGAATCTGCTGCGCCGCTATCACGGCGGCGCGAGCGCGCTGACGAGTTCGGAGAACACCGCGTACACCGCGCGCCAGCAGATGTATCTCGATGAAAAGCGCCGCATTGCGAAGCGCGTCGCGGCCGAGATTCCGAATCAGGCGACGCTCTTCATCAACCTCGGCACGACAACCGAGGAAGTCGCCCGCGCGCTGCGTCAGCACACGGGCTTGCGCGTCATCACGAACAATCTGAACGTGGCGAACATTCTCGCCGACGAGTCCGACGCCGAGTTGCTCGTCGCGGGCGGAACAGTGCGCGCGCGGGACAAGGGCGTCGTCGGCGAGCAGGCTGTCGATTTCATCCGCATGTTCAAGGTGGATTTCGGGATCATCGGCATTTCGAGCATCGAGGAAGACGGCACGCTGCGCGACTTCGATATCGCCGAGGTGCGCGTGGCGCAAGCGATCGTCGAGCAGTCGCGCACGGTGTTTCTCGTCGCCGATCACTCGAAGTTCGGCCGCGCCGCGCTCGTGAAGCTCGGGCATCTGAGCCAGATCGACGCGCTCTTCACCGATGCCCCGCCGCCCGACTGGATGGCCGAGAGTCTCGCCGCCGCCGATGTCGCCGTGCGCGTCGCCGACTGA
- the glpK gene encoding glycerol kinase GlpK codes for MSQQRFILALDQGTTSSRAILFTRSGGIAASAQREFAQHYPQPGWVEHDPLDIWQSQLDVACEAMLKAGARGAEIAAIGIANQRETTLLWDRKTGAPVGPAIVWQDRRTAPHCTRLIDGGAQTLIERKTGLRIDPYFSATKLAWLLDSAPGLRARARAGELAFGTVDSWLIWHLSGRRAHVTDVSNAARTALFDIRACRWDDELLALFDIPRAVLPEVAPSSGVIAHTDEALFGAAIPITGVAGDQQAATFGQGCIEPGLVKNTYGTGLFMLMNTGAQPVASKHRLLTTIGWQLDGKLSYALEGAVFMGGAIVQWLRDGLGIIESAADIGTLAAQCASSEGVVLAPAFAGLGAPYWDPYARGTLLGMTRGTTRAHIARAALEAIALQTVDVLDAMEADAGIAVSELRADGGASQNDLLMQIQADLLDRPVVRPPVTETTALGAACLAGIGSSFWSGLDEITQAWPAARRFEPAMAAHERAVHLERWHRAIDRARAWETPEASAAQSNSVTV; via the coding sequence ATGAGTCAGCAACGTTTTATTCTCGCGCTCGATCAGGGAACGACCAGTTCCCGCGCGATCCTTTTCACGCGTTCGGGCGGCATTGCGGCCAGCGCGCAGCGGGAATTCGCGCAGCATTATCCGCAGCCCGGCTGGGTCGAGCACGATCCGCTCGATATCTGGCAATCGCAACTCGACGTCGCGTGCGAGGCCATGCTCAAGGCCGGCGCGCGAGGCGCGGAGATCGCGGCGATCGGCATCGCGAATCAGCGCGAAACCACGCTGTTGTGGGACCGGAAAACGGGCGCGCCTGTCGGGCCCGCGATCGTATGGCAGGACCGGCGCACGGCCCCGCACTGCACGCGGCTGATCGACGGCGGCGCGCAGACGCTGATCGAGCGCAAGACGGGGCTGCGCATCGATCCGTATTTCTCGGCGACCAAGCTCGCGTGGCTGCTCGACAGCGCGCCCGGTCTGCGTGCGCGGGCGCGCGCCGGTGAACTGGCATTCGGCACCGTCGATAGCTGGCTCATATGGCATCTGAGCGGACGCCGCGCCCACGTGACGGACGTATCGAACGCGGCGCGCACCGCGCTCTTCGATATCCGCGCATGCCGCTGGGACGACGAACTGCTCGCGCTCTTCGACATTCCGCGCGCCGTGCTGCCCGAAGTGGCGCCGTCGAGCGGGGTCATCGCGCATACGGATGAGGCGCTGTTCGGCGCGGCCATTCCGATCACGGGCGTCGCTGGCGACCAGCAGGCCGCGACTTTCGGGCAGGGATGCATCGAGCCCGGCCTCGTGAAAAATACCTACGGCACCGGCCTGTTCATGCTGATGAACACGGGCGCGCAGCCGGTCGCATCGAAGCATCGGCTGCTGACGACCATCGGCTGGCAACTCGACGGCAAGCTGTCATACGCGCTGGAAGGCGCGGTCTTCATGGGCGGCGCGATCGTCCAATGGCTGCGCGACGGCCTCGGCATCATCGAAAGCGCGGCGGACATCGGTACGCTGGCGGCGCAATGCGCATCGAGCGAAGGCGTCGTGCTGGCGCCGGCTTTCGCCGGGCTCGGCGCGCCGTACTGGGACCCGTATGCACGCGGCACGCTGCTCGGCATGACGCGCGGCACCACGCGTGCGCATATCGCGCGGGCGGCGCTCGAAGCCATCGCGCTCCAGACCGTCGATGTGCTCGATGCAATGGAAGCCGACGCCGGCATCGCCGTGAGCGAGCTGCGCGCGGACGGCGGCGCGTCGCAGAACGACTTGCTGATGCAGATTCAGGCCGATCTGCTCGACCGGCCCGTGGTGCGCCCGCCCGTCACCGAGACGACCGCGTTGGGCGCGGCCTGCCTCGCGGGCATCGGTTCCAGCTTCTGGTCCGGTCTCGATGAAATCACGCAGGCTTGGCCTGCCGCGCGGCGTTTCGAACCGGCGATGGCCGCGCACGAACGCGCAGTGCATCTCGAACGATGGCATCGCGCAATCGATCGCGCCCGCGCGTGGGAAACGCCCGAAGCGTCCGCCGCTCAATCCAACAGCGTCACGGTCTGA
- a CDS encoding VOC family protein, whose protein sequence is MSKLIHTMIRVQDLQRSLDFYEKALGLSVAHRLDFPDFSLAYLRNDETHAELELTWNKGRAEPYTHGDGYGHVAVSVDDVKAERERLTGLGLTPNDVREFKSDDGALIARYFFIQDPDGYKIEVLERHGHYE, encoded by the coding sequence ATGTCAAAACTGATTCACACGATGATTCGCGTGCAGGATCTGCAACGCTCGCTGGACTTCTACGAGAAGGCGCTCGGCCTCTCTGTCGCGCATCGGCTCGACTTTCCGGATTTCTCGCTGGCCTATCTGCGCAACGACGAAACCCACGCCGAACTCGAACTCACCTGGAACAAGGGACGCGCCGAGCCGTACACGCATGGCGACGGCTACGGTCACGTCGCGGTGAGCGTCGATGATGTGAAAGCCGAGCGCGAACGCCTGACCGGCCTGGGCCTCACGCCCAACGACGTGCGCGAGTTCAAGAGCGACGACGGCGCGCTGATCGCGCGTTACTTCTTCATTCAGGACCCGGACGGCTACAAGATCGAAGTGCTCGAACGTCACGGACATTACGAATAG
- a CDS encoding glycerol-3-phosphate dehydrogenase/oxidase, translating into MQTTLPSERASLLRELDRTPVFDVVVIGGGASGLGTAVDAASRGYRTLLLEARDFAKGTSSKATKLVHGGVRYLAQGNIPLVREALRERGLLARNAPHLVHSLGFVVPAYRFGDKFIYGAGLKMYDWLAGSLNLGASRSLSLAETRAKSPMLADSLNGHALRGGTLYRDGQFDDARLAIALMRTLFDLGGVALNNAAVRGVGFDRAAGHHRLSVEDVETGDMLSVGARCLVNATGVWVDSIRAMAEPGVRPIVAPSQGVHLTLPGRFLQSNDAILVPKTKDGRVLFMVPWHGHTIVGTTDTPRQDLPLDPRASDEDIDFILATASDYLSVKPTRDDVLSVWAGLRPLVKGDADSSTKSLSREHTIEMNATGMITVTGGKWTTYRLMAQQVIDLAVEKRLLPDAPCRTASLALHGATAEQHGYYGSDAARIGRLPGADKVLVKASGLTEAQTRFAVRAELARCVEDVLARRNRALFLDAAAARAAAPEVARIMAEELGKPLQWQAEEVARFDEFARTWMLS; encoded by the coding sequence ATGCAAACCACTCTTCCTTCCGAGCGCGCATCGTTGCTGCGCGAACTGGACCGGACGCCGGTCTTCGATGTCGTCGTGATCGGCGGCGGCGCGAGCGGCCTCGGCACGGCCGTCGATGCGGCCTCGCGCGGTTATCGAACGCTGTTGCTGGAGGCGCGCGATTTCGCCAAGGGCACGTCGAGCAAGGCGACCAAGCTCGTGCACGGCGGCGTGCGCTATCTCGCGCAGGGCAACATTCCGCTGGTGCGCGAGGCGCTGCGCGAACGCGGCCTGCTTGCGCGCAACGCGCCGCATCTGGTGCACTCGCTCGGCTTCGTGGTGCCGGCGTATCGCTTCGGCGACAAGTTCATCTACGGCGCGGGTCTGAAAATGTACGACTGGCTCGCGGGCTCGCTCAATCTCGGCGCGAGCCGCAGCCTGAGCCTTGCGGAGACGCGCGCGAAATCGCCGATGCTCGCCGACAGCCTCAACGGCCATGCGCTGCGCGGCGGCACGCTCTACCGCGACGGCCAGTTCGACGACGCGCGGCTCGCCATTGCGCTGATGCGCACGCTGTTCGATCTCGGCGGCGTCGCGCTGAACAATGCGGCCGTGCGCGGCGTTGGCTTCGATCGTGCGGCGGGACATCATCGGCTGTCGGTGGAGGACGTCGAAACGGGCGATATGCTCAGCGTTGGCGCGCGCTGCCTCGTCAACGCGACGGGCGTGTGGGTCGATTCGATCCGCGCGATGGCCGAGCCCGGCGTGCGCCCGATCGTGGCGCCGAGTCAGGGCGTGCACCTGACGCTGCCCGGCCGCTTCCTGCAAAGCAACGACGCGATTCTCGTGCCCAAGACCAAGGACGGCCGCGTGCTGTTCATGGTGCCGTGGCATGGTCATACGATCGTCGGCACGACGGATACGCCGCGTCAGGATTTGCCGCTCGACCCGCGCGCGAGCGACGAGGACATCGACTTCATTCTCGCGACAGCGTCCGATTATCTGTCGGTCAAGCCGACGCGCGACGACGTTCTCAGCGTGTGGGCCGGTCTTCGTCCGCTCGTGAAGGGCGATGCCGATTCATCGACGAAATCGTTGTCGCGCGAGCACACCATCGAAATGAATGCGACGGGCATGATCACCGTGACGGGCGGCAAGTGGACGACGTATCGCCTGATGGCGCAGCAGGTCATCGATCTGGCGGTTGAGAAGCGTCTGTTGCCGGATGCGCCGTGCCGCACGGCGTCGCTGGCGCTGCATGGCGCGACCGCGGAGCAGCACGGCTATTACGGTTCCGATGCCGCGCGTATCGGGCGTCTGCCCGGCGCGGACAAGGTGCTGGTGAAGGCAAGCGGTTTGACCGAAGCGCAGACGCGCTTCGCGGTTCGGGCCGAGCTTGCGCGCTGTGTGGAAGACGTGCTGGCGCGGCGTAATCGCGCGCTGTTTCTCGACGCCGCCGCGGCACGCGCGGCGGCGCCTGAAGTCGCCAGAATCATGGCGGAGGAACTCGGCAAGCCGTTGCAGTGGCAAGCCGAGGAGGTCGCGCGATTCGATGAATTCGCGCGGACGTGGATGCTTTCTTAG